The genomic segment TCGGTGGCCGTGTGGGAGTGGTAGACGACCACGGGCTCCTCGTCGCGGTCGTCCATCTCGCGGTAGAGCTTGAGCAGGTCGCCCGAGTCGAACTCGTAGAACGTGGGCGACATGGCCGCGTTCAGCATCGGGATGAAGCGCTCGGGCCGGTCCGACCCCGCCGGTCCCGCGACGACGCCGCACGCCTCGTCGGGGTGGTCCTTGCGCGCGTGGGCGACGATCTGGTCGACGAGGGCCTGGGTGATGGTCAGCATGCTGGCCAGGATAAGCAAAGGGGCTGTTCCGTACCGGGGGGTGGTACGGAACAGCCCACATGCTGGGACTCGTGGGGTCAGCCGACCTTCTCGAACTCCGCATCACGGCGGTCGGTGACCTCCGGGTTGCGGGACTTCAGCACGGCCCAGCCGATGCCGAGGGCCACCGCCCAGCCGGCCATGACGTACAGGCAGACACGGGAGTCGGCGTCGTAGGCGATGAGGCCGGTGACGAAGAGCAGGAAGACGATGGCGACCCAGCTGCACTTCGCGCCGCCCGGGGCCGGGAAGGACGAGGCGGGCAGGCGGCCGGCGTCGACGCCGCGGCGGTAGAGGACGTGGCTGATCAGGATCATCAGCCAGGTCCAGATGCCGGCCGCGGTGGCGACGGAGACGACGTAGCCGAAGGCCTTCTCCGGGACGATGTAGTTCAGGATCACGCCGATGCCCATGAAGAGCACGGAGACGGTGATGCCGAACGCCGGGGTCTTCGTCGTCGACAGCCTGCTGAAGACCCGGGGGGCCTCGCCGTTGTCCGCGAGGGTGCGCAGCATGCGGCCGGTGGAGTACATGCCCGAGTTACAGGAGGACAGGGCCGCCGTCAGCACCACGAAGTTGACGATGGCGGCGCCCGCCGGGATGCCGATCTTGGCGAAGGCGGCGACGAAGGGGCTCACGCCGGGCGCGAACTCGGTCCACTTCACCACGCAGAGGATGACGGTGAGGGCGCCGACGTAGAAGAGCGCGATCCGCCAGGGCAGGGTGTTGATGGCCTTGGGGAGGGTCTTCTCCGGGTTCTCGGACTCACCGGCGGTGACGCCGACCAGCTCGACGGCGAGGTAGGCGAACATCACGCCCTGGAGGGTCATCAGGGAGGAGCCGACGCCCTTGGGGAAGAAGCCGTCGAAGGCCCAGAGGTTGGAGACGGCGGCGGTGTCGCCGGCGGCGCTGAAGCCGAAGGTGAGGACGCCGAGGCCGATCACGATCATGCCGAGCAGGGCGGTGACCTTGACCATCGAGAACCAGAACTCGATCTCGCCGAAGAGCTTCACCGAGATCAGGTTGGCGCCGAAGAGGACCACCAGGAAGACCAGGGCGGTCACCCAACGCGGGATCTCCGGCCACCAGTAGTTGACGTAGATCGCGGCGGCCGTGAGTTCGGCCATGCCGGTGACGACCCACATCAGCCAGTACGTCCAGCCGGTGAAGTAGCCGAAGAACGGGCCGAGGAACTCGCGGGAGTACTCCGCGAAGGAGCCGGAGACCGGGCGGTACAGGAGCAGCTCGCCGAGCGCCCGCATGATGAAGAAGATGATGACGCCGGCGAGGGCGTACATGAAGATCAGGCTGGGGCCGGCCTTGGCGATGTTCGCCCCGGCTCCCAGGAAGAGGCCGACGCCGATGGCGCCGCCGATCGCGATCATCTGGACCTGGCGGCTGCCGAGCCCGCGCTCGTACCCCTCTTCGGGGGTGTCGCCACGGACGGCCTCGTCGCCGTTCTTGTTGACCTGAGCGGAGGTCATGTGTTGTGCGCCTTTCTCCACGCTGGGCCGATCCGAGCCGTTCGTCGACCCGGGATCGGGTTCCGATCCCCCCGGATGTGATGGAGCAGTGCCTGGCCGGCGATGGCCGGCTCGGTGGCGCACCCGACGGGACAAGGGTGGTGTCCGTCGGGCGGTCGTGAAGATTTATCACGGCCGCAATAGTGATCCACTGGGCGTTCTGTGGCGCACGGCACAGGGAGAAGCGGACAAAGAACACCCGTGAGGGCATCCCTCACGGGTGCGGTGACACGATCGTTATCCGGATTTGAGTGTCCTCTGAGCGAACGCGGAGCGTCCGTGGAGAAGCCATGGAGCGAACGTGCCGCGGACGTGCCGCGGACGTGCGGCGGCCGTGGAGGGGCGGGAACCGCGGGGATCCGGCGTCAGGACATCAGCGTCGTGACGAGCGAGTCCTGCAGACCGCCCAGCCACAGATAGGCCATCACCATCGGCTTGCGCGGGTCCTCGTCCGGGAGGCGGTAGAGGAGGTCGGTGTCCTCCTCGTCGACGACGTCGAGCCGGGAGCCGATGGCCAGGCGCAGGTCGTTGAGGCAGCCGAGCCACTGCCGGGAGTCGTCCGCCGACAGCTTCAGTACGGCTCCGCCCTCACCGGTCGCCGCCAGCGCGTCCAGGGAGTGGATCACCACGAGGGCCTTCTCGCGCTTGCCGGCCCGCAGGTCGTTCTCGGTGAAGCGGCGGAACTCCGAGGAGTACGCCCGCTGCTCCTCCGCCTGCCGGGCCGTCGGGGTGCCCTCGGGGTCGCTGTAGGCGTCCGGGAACAGCCGGAGCAGGACGGGGTCCTTGGGCGGCTCGCTGGGGCCCTCGGCGAAGAGTTCGGCGAGCGGGTCGTCGCCGGAGTCCTCGGCCGGGCCCGGGCCGATCAGCTCCAGGAGCTGCACCGCCAGCGAGCGGATGATGGAGATCTCGACCTCGTCGAGTGCGACGGCCGCGCCGCCGCCGGGGAGCGATTCGAATTGTCCTGGCATCAGGTGCGTCGCTACTTCCGGTCCTGCTGGAGGGTGGCCCACAGACCGTAGCCGTGCATGGCCTGCACGTCGCGTTCCATCTCCTCGCGTGTTCCGCTGGAGACGACCGCGCGGCCCTTGTGGTGGACGTCGAGCATGAGCTTGGTGGCTTTGTCCTTCGAGTACCCGAAGTACGTCTGGAAGACATACGTCACATAGCTCATGAGGTTCACCGGATCGTTGTGGACGATCGTCACCCACGGAACGTCGGGTTCGGGTACGGCGAAGACCTCCTCCGCCGACTCGGTCTTCTCGATCTCCATGGGTGCGGCTGCCGTCACACGGCCCATGCTGCCACCACAGGGGGGTGTACGCACAAATGCGGCCCCGCGACCGGGCCCCGCGAAGAACGGATCGTCGAATGACCGCCCGGAAATCGTCAGACTGACGAGATGGGAGTACGATCCCTTGCCATGAACACAGCGGACCTTGGTTTGCCGGTTGACGTCCCCTCGACCGCGCTCTTCACGGACCACTACGAACTCACGATGCTGCAGGCCGCGTTGAAAGCGGGTACGGCCGAGCGGCGTTCGGTGTTCGAGGTCTTCACACGGCGGTTGCCGGAGGGACGGCGGTACGGCGTGGTCGCCGGCACCGGGCGGGTACTGGACGCGGTCGAGAACTTCCGTTTCGACCCGGGCGTCCTCGGCTTCCTGCGCGAGCGCTCCGTCATCGACGCGGAGACCCTCGACTGGCTCGCCGGCTACCGCTTCAGCGGGGACGTGTGGGGCTACCAGGAGGGCGAGGTGTACTTCCCGGGCTCGCCGATCATGCGGGTCGAGGGCACCTTCGCGGAGTGCGTCCTCCTGGAGACCGTGATCCTGTCCATCCTCAACCACGACTCGGCCATCGCGGCCGCCGCCTCCCGGATGTCGAGCGCCGCCGGAGGGCGCCCGCTGATCGAGATGGGCGCCCGGCGCACGCACGAGCTGGCCGCCGTGGCCGCCTCGCGCGCCGCGTACCTCGGCGGCTTCACCTCCACCTCGGACCTGGCCGCCGGCTTCCGCTACGGCATACCGACGGTCGGCACCAGCGCCCACGCCTTCACCCTGCTCCACGACCGCGAGCGGGACGCCTTCCAGGCGCAGGTGGACTCGCTGGGCCGGAACACCACCCTGCTCGTCGACACGTACGACGTCACCGAGGCCGTACGGACCGCCGTGGAGGTCGCCGGGCCCGAGCTCGGCGCCGTGCGCATCGACTCCGGTGACCTGCTCCTCGTCGCCCACCGGGTGCGGCAGCAGCTGGACGAGCTGGGCGCGACCGAGACGCGGATCATCGTGACCTCGGACCTCGACGAGTACGCCATCGCCTCGCTGGCGGCGGCGCCGGTGGACGCGTACGGCGTCGGCACGCAGCTGGTGACCGGGTCCGGGCACCCCACCTGCTCGATGGTCTACAAGCTCGTCGCCCGCGCGGAGTCCGCGGACCCCACGGAGCCGCTGGTGCCCGTGGCGAAGAAGTCCACCGGCGGGAAGACGTCCGTCGGGGGCCGCAAGTGGGCGGCCCGGCGGCTGGACGAGCACGGCGTCGCGGAGGCCGAGGTCGTCGGCACCGGGCCCGTCCCCGAAGAGCTCAAGGACCGGCAGCTCCTGGTCCGCCTGATCGAGGACGGCCGGGTGCTCTCCCGGGAGTCGCTGGACGTCGTACGCGAGCGGCACGCGGCCGCGCGGGCGAACCTGCCGCTGTCGGCGACGCAGCTGTCGCGCGGGGAAGCGGTCATTCCGACGGAGTACGTCTGAGCCGCCCGGGTACGTGCGGATACGTGCGGGGCAGCGGGCGGGAGCACGCCGGGGGCGGGCCGGAGTGAACATGCCCGGCGTGCTCTGCCGCGAGCCCCCCGAGCGCCCGCGTGTTCGGCCTGTGCTCCGGTCCGCGCATCGGGCGAGCGCCGGATGCCCCCTCCCGAACAGCTCTCGAAGTCTCTAGGCTCGGAAGTTCGTAGTTTCGAAGTCCAGCGTTTCGTGGCTCAGCGTCCCGCAGTGCAGCAGCTCGGCCGATCCCACCACACCCACACACCCCACACACCCGAGAACCGAAGAGTCGAAGGACACCGACACCATGCGCCGCGCCTTGATCGTCGTCGACGTGCAGAACGACTTCTGCGAGGGGGGCAGCCTCGCCGTGGCCGGCGGTGCCGATGTGGCCGCCGCCGTCACCGAGCTGATCGGCCAGGCGGCCGGCCCCGGCTACCAGCACGTGGTGGCCACCCGTGACCACCACATCGCACCCGGCGGCCACTTCTCCGACAACCCCGACTACGTCCACTCCTGGCCCGCCCACTGTGTCGCCGGCACGGAGGGGGTCGGGTTCCACCCCAACTTCGCCCCGGTGATCGCCTCCGGCGCGGTCGACGCCGTCTTCGACAAGGGGGCGTACTCCGCTGCCTACAGCGGTTTCGAGGGCGCCGACGAGAACGGCGTCACCCTCGCCGACTGGCTCCGCGCCCGCGACATCACCGAGATCGACGTCGTCGGCATCGCCACGGACCACTGCGTACGGGCCACCGCCCTGGACTCCGCGAGAGAGGGCTTCCGCACCCAGGTACTGCTGGACCTGACCGCCGGGGTGTCCGAGGAGACGACCGAGCGGGCCTTGGAGGAGCTACGGGAGGCGGGCGTGGAACTCTCGGGCAAGCCGGTGGTGTAGCCGCTGAAGCGGCAGGACGGGGCGCGGCATGGGCCGGCCCGGTGGCACCCGGTGAGCGCCGGTGAGCGAAGCCACGCCCTGGGCCGAGCCCCGGTGCCGGTTCACACCCGTACCG from the Streptomyces sp. NBC_00310 genome contains:
- a CDS encoding amino acid permease; the protein is MTSAQVNKNGDEAVRGDTPEEGYERGLGSRQVQMIAIGGAIGVGLFLGAGANIAKAGPSLIFMYALAGVIIFFIMRALGELLLYRPVSGSFAEYSREFLGPFFGYFTGWTYWLMWVVTGMAELTAAAIYVNYWWPEIPRWVTALVFLVVLFGANLISVKLFGEIEFWFSMVKVTALLGMIVIGLGVLTFGFSAAGDTAAVSNLWAFDGFFPKGVGSSLMTLQGVMFAYLAVELVGVTAGESENPEKTLPKAINTLPWRIALFYVGALTVILCVVKWTEFAPGVSPFVAAFAKIGIPAGAAIVNFVVLTAALSSCNSGMYSTGRMLRTLADNGEAPRVFSRLSTTKTPAFGITVSVLFMGIGVILNYIVPEKAFGYVVSVATAAGIWTWLMILISHVLYRRGVDAGRLPASSFPAPGGAKCSWVAIVFLLFVTGLIAYDADSRVCLYVMAGWAVALGIGWAVLKSRNPEVTDRRDAEFEKVG
- a CDS encoding nicotinate phosphoribosyltransferase codes for the protein MNTADLGLPVDVPSTALFTDHYELTMLQAALKAGTAERRSVFEVFTRRLPEGRRYGVVAGTGRVLDAVENFRFDPGVLGFLRERSVIDAETLDWLAGYRFSGDVWGYQEGEVYFPGSPIMRVEGTFAECVLLETVILSILNHDSAIAAAASRMSSAAGGRPLIEMGARRTHELAAVAASRAAYLGGFTSTSDLAAGFRYGIPTVGTSAHAFTLLHDRERDAFQAQVDSLGRNTTLLVDTYDVTEAVRTAVEVAGPELGAVRIDSGDLLLVAHRVRQQLDELGATETRIIVTSDLDEYAIASLAAAPVDAYGVGTQLVTGSGHPTCSMVYKLVARAESADPTEPLVPVAKKSTGGKTSVGGRKWAARRLDEHGVAEAEVVGTGPVPEELKDRQLLVRLIEDGRVLSRESLDVVRERHAAARANLPLSATQLSRGEAVIPTEYV
- a CDS encoding DUF2017 domain-containing protein; the protein is MPGQFESLPGGGAAVALDEVEISIIRSLAVQLLELIGPGPAEDSGDDPLAELFAEGPSEPPKDPVLLRLFPDAYSDPEGTPTARQAEEQRAYSSEFRRFTENDLRAGKREKALVVIHSLDALAATGEGGAVLKLSADDSRQWLGCLNDLRLAIGSRLDVVDEEDTDLLYRLPDEDPRKPMVMAYLWLGGLQDSLVTTLMS
- a CDS encoding isochorismatase family protein, encoding MRRALIVVDVQNDFCEGGSLAVAGGADVAAAVTELIGQAAGPGYQHVVATRDHHIAPGGHFSDNPDYVHSWPAHCVAGTEGVGFHPNFAPVIASGAVDAVFDKGAYSAAYSGFEGADENGVTLADWLRARDITEIDVVGIATDHCVRATALDSAREGFRTQVLLDLTAGVSEETTERALEELREAGVELSGKPVV
- a CDS encoding M67 family metallopeptidase yields the protein MLTITQALVDQIVAHARKDHPDEACGVVAGPAGSDRPERFIPMLNAAMSPTFYEFDSGDLLKLYREMDDRDEEPVVVYHSHTATEARPSRTDISYANEPGAHYVLVSTADTDGLGEFQFRSFRIVEGEVTEEEVKIVEAY
- the clpS gene encoding ATP-dependent Clp protease adapter ClpS translates to MGRVTAAAPMEIEKTESAEEVFAVPEPDVPWVTIVHNDPVNLMSYVTYVFQTYFGYSKDKATKLMLDVHHKGRAVVSSGTREEMERDVQAMHGYGLWATLQQDRK